The following proteins are encoded in a genomic region of Mahella australiensis 50-1 BON:
- a CDS encoding bifunctional folylpolyglutamate synthase/dihydrofolate synthase — translation MDYIQALDYIHGTWKFGTKLGLENISYLLQLLGNPHRKLRCIHIAGTNGKGSVTVMTASILEKAGYKTGLFISPYLEDFRERIQINQNYIPKDDLARLTDVVKQKVEQMLAEGRPHPTEFEVVTAIGFCYFAEQNVDYAVIEVGLGGRLDSTNVIDPLVSVITSIDYDHKDILGDTLAKIAYEKAGIIKPGRPVVVYPQQDEAMDVIKQVCQQRQSPLIEVSYSDIEAIDDSIDGQHFNYNEGKWTFNRLYIPLLGKHQLMNAATAITAVLVLRKYMGVAISDKAIAEGLSVTKWPGRLELVHRQPYVLLDGAHNPQGAQSLANAIKNYFPHNRVIMVLGILADKDVRAILEVLVPLAAYIITTRPDSPRAIEAERLLTLVKEMNVQGQAIDNIEFAVQTSLDMAEPDDLVVISGSLYLIGRVRTYLKGVLVH, via the coding sequence TTGGACTATATACAGGCGTTGGACTATATACATGGCACATGGAAATTCGGTACCAAACTTGGATTGGAGAATATATCGTATTTATTGCAATTGCTTGGGAATCCGCATAGAAAGCTGCGCTGCATACATATAGCCGGTACCAATGGTAAAGGATCGGTTACCGTTATGACGGCTTCTATATTGGAGAAAGCCGGCTATAAAACCGGGTTATTTATATCGCCGTATTTGGAGGACTTTAGGGAACGCATACAGATAAACCAAAATTATATACCAAAGGATGACCTGGCGCGGCTGACCGATGTAGTTAAACAAAAAGTGGAGCAAATGCTGGCCGAAGGCCGCCCTCATCCAACGGAATTTGAGGTAGTAACGGCTATAGGTTTTTGCTATTTTGCCGAGCAAAATGTGGATTATGCTGTGATTGAAGTTGGCCTAGGAGGTAGACTAGATTCCACAAATGTAATAGATCCGTTGGTTTCGGTTATAACCAGCATAGATTATGACCATAAAGACATATTGGGTGATACATTGGCCAAAATAGCTTATGAAAAGGCTGGCATTATAAAGCCCGGCAGACCGGTGGTGGTGTATCCGCAGCAAGATGAGGCCATGGATGTTATAAAACAGGTATGTCAGCAACGACAATCACCGCTTATAGAGGTATCGTATAGCGATATTGAGGCAATAGATGATTCTATCGACGGTCAGCACTTTAACTATAATGAAGGGAAATGGACGTTTAACCGGTTGTATATACCATTGCTTGGTAAGCATCAATTGATGAACGCTGCTACGGCCATAACCGCAGTGTTGGTGCTGAGAAAATATATGGGCGTGGCGATAAGCGATAAGGCTATAGCAGAAGGGTTGAGCGTTACCAAATGGCCTGGGCGATTGGAACTGGTCCATCGTCAACCTTATGTATTGTTGGACGGTGCGCACAATCCTCAAGGGGCTCAATCGCTGGCCAATGCTATAAAAAACTATTTTCCGCATAACCGGGTTATAATGGTACTGGGTATATTGGCTGACAAAGACGTTCGTGCTATACTTGAAGTTCTTGTGCCTTTAGCGGCATATATTATAACCACTCGACCCGATAGCCCAAGAGCTATTGAAGCCGAAAGGCTCTTAACGTTGGTGAAAGAGATGAATGTACAGGGACAAGCTATAGATAATATAGAATTTGCTGTGCAAACATCCCTCGATATGGCTGAGCCGGACGATTTGGTGGTTATAAGCGGCTCGCTTTATCTTATAGGGAGGGTTCGCACATATTTGAAGGGTGTATTAGTGCATTAA